A stretch of DNA from Pseudomonadota bacterium:
CGACAGAAAAGGCAAAGGACCTCATTAAAATGGGAGTTGCCAAAGCTGCACTGCTTGAGGAAGGAGAAGAGATCAGGCTTCCTGTAAAGACCGACTGCCTGATCATAGGTGGAGGGGTAGCTGGTATTACTGCCGCACATAATCTTGCATATCAAGGTTTTAATGTAACCATTGTAGAGAGGGAGACAAAACTCGGCGGTCTTTTAAACAGGATAGGGGAGATCGAAAGCGATGACAGAGAAATTTCATCTGAAGAGATTGTGAAGGCAAAGATAGACCAGATAGTCAAATATCCAAATATTAAGGTATTCACAAACACTACCATAAAAGATATTACAGGATATATAGGGAATTATAAGGTCACAGTTCAGTCAAACGGCACCGAAGAAACCTTCGATGTATCAACGGTTATTGTGGCTACCGGGATGCAGGAAGTCGAACCCGTTGACCAATTCTGCTACGGTGAGAATAACCATGTCGTAACCCAGCTTCAGTTGGAGGGTCTACTTAAAGAAAACAGACTCGACAATATCGGGAGCGTGGTAATGATCAATTGTGTAAATTCCATGAACGAAACCCGAGGATGCTGCAATATCGGCTGTAATGTATCCATTAAAAACGCCATCACGTTAAAAAAGAGATTCAACAATGCGAAAATTTATATCCTCTATAGAACCCTCTGTTTGGTAAAGGAAGAACGGAGGATTGTCGAAAAGGCAAAAGATGCAGGTATCAAATTCATCCGTTTCCCTGATGACCGCTATCCTGAAGTAAACAGTGACAACGATCAACTATCAATAAAGGTTTATGATACCCTTCTGGGCAGGGAATTTAATATCCCTGCTGATTTACTCGTTCTGACAACTGCCTTTGAAGGCGATAAGAGCGTAGACGAGGTAAAAGGTCAGCTTAAGGTCTCTTCAAATGCGGAAGGATTTTTCCAGGAAGCACATATCAAATTGGGACCTTTAGACTTTCCAGTAGACGGGGTCTTTCTATGTGGTGGTGCCCGATCACCGAAAAATGTAAAGGATACCTGTGAGGAAGCTATTGGAGCAGCAATGAGAGCTTCTATTCCTATGAAGAGGGGCTACATAGAAGCAGAAGGCATTGTTGCAGACATAAATCTTAATGAATGCAACGGTTGCGGGATTTGTGTTGATAACTGCCCTTATAGTGCAATAAAATGGGCAGCTGAAAAACAACCTGCTGTAATTAAAGCCCTTTGTAAAGGATGTGGTCTCTGTGCTGCAGATTGTCCGAAAAATGCGATAACAGTTGTTCATTTCTCAGATGAACAAATCCTTGCCCAGGTAGAAGCTGCCCTTGAAGAAAAACCTGAAGAAAAGATTGTTGCCTTTGTCTGTCATTGGTGCTGCTTGGGGGCAGTAGATATGGCAGGTGTAGGCAGGTTGCAATACCCACCAAATGCAAGGCTCATCAGGGTGATGTGTTCGGCACGGGTTGCAGCAAAACATGTGTTTCGTGCCTTTGAGCTTGGTGCGGCGGGAGTATTTGTAGGAGGATGTGAATTCCCGACCTGTCATTACATTGTGGGCAATTATAAGGCTGAAAAACGGATGGAAAGGGTCAAAAAGACCCTTGCCAGAAAAGGCTATAATCCTGAAAAACTTTGGGTCGACTGGCTTTCAGCAGCAGATGGTCCTAAGTTTGCAAATATTATGAGAAATATGGTGAAACAACTTAACCTGGGGTGAATACATGGAATTAGCGACAAAAGAGATGGAGATGGATAAGTCTGAATTGGCAAAAAATGTTTACGATGTATCAATGTTCCGGGTGTGTGAACAGTGTGGATGTTGCAGTTCTGCATGTCCTCTTACCGGCAAGAATGGTTTCAATATCCGGCGTATTATAAGACATCTTGAACTTGATCTGGCTGATGAAGTTGCTGATTCTCCATTGCCATGGTCATGCACGACCTGTGGCAGGTGTGAAGATGCATGCCCAAATGGAATCAAAATCCTTGATCTTATAAGATTTTTACGCCAGTCATCTCCTGAAAAATGGGTACCTGAGGGGCCACCGTGTATCCTTGCCTGTCCCGCTCACATAAATATACCAGAATACCTAAGACTTATAGCCCAGGGAAAAATTGACGAAGCATACGCTCTGATTCGAGAAAAGGTTCCTTTCCCTGGTATTTTGGGTCGTGTCTGCACCCGGCCCTGCGAGGATAAATGTAAGCGCGGGGAGGTAAACAACCCCGTTTCCATATGTGTTCTCAAACGATACGTGGCTGATAACGAAAAAGTCTCACAGGAAAAGTTTTTACAGGTTCCAAAAGATACCGGCCATAAGATAGCAATCATCGGGGCTGGTCCATCCGGTCTTACTGCAGCATTTTATATTAGGAAAAAGGGCCATCAGGTTATTATTTTTGAAGAGAAATCCGAACCGGGAGGCATGATGTACTCTGCCATTCCGGCTTATCGTTTACCTCAGGAAGTTGTGAAAAAAGAGATTCAACAGGTTCTGGATATCGGGATTGAATTAAAGACTGGAAAAAAATTGGGAAGGGATTTTGACATACCTCAGTTGAAAGCCGATGGCTATGAAGCAGTTTACATTGCTACTGGTGGGTCATTGAGTAGAAAAATAGGCCTGAAAGGGGCCGATTTGAATGGTGTTTTCTGGGGTGTAGATTTTCTCTATGAGTTAAAGGAAAAAAAAGAGATTATTTTAAAAGACAGGGTGATTGTGATAGGTGGTGGAAATGTTGCGGTTGACGTTGCCCTTACTGCACTCCGTCTTGGTGCAAAAGAGGTAACTCTGGCCTGTCTGGAGAGTCGTGAAGAAATGCCAGCTAATGAGTGGGAAATCAAACAGGCACTGGAAGAAGGGATTATTATAATGCCCTCATGGGGCCCTTCCAGAATACTGGGAAGTAACGGAAATGTTTCAGGAATAGAACTTGTTCAATGCACCTCAGTTTTTGATAAAGACAATAATTTTAATCCTACCTTTGATAATAATATTAAGACGTTAGTTGATGTTGACATAGTGATGCTTGCCATAGGACAGGCAGCTGACCTTTCTTTTGTAGAGGGCAGCAAAGTACCATTGAAGGTTGACCGCGGAATCATAGTGGTTAATAAAACAACTCAGGAAACAAATATACCCGGTGTTTTTGCAGGGGGCGATATAGCCGGTTTACCTGGTACTATCATAGAAGCCATTTCAGCCGGAAGAAGGGCAGCAAGCTCAATCGACAGATTTTTAGGCGGAGACGGTAACATAGATGAAACTTTTGTGGAAATACCACTAATTCAACTTACCCTTGGAAGGAGGAAGAAAGGTT
This window harbors:
- a CDS encoding FAD-dependent oxidoreductase, which translates into the protein MELATKEMEMDKSELAKNVYDVSMFRVCEQCGCCSSACPLTGKNGFNIRRIIRHLELDLADEVADSPLPWSCTTCGRCEDACPNGIKILDLIRFLRQSSPEKWVPEGPPCILACPAHINIPEYLRLIAQGKIDEAYALIREKVPFPGILGRVCTRPCEDKCKRGEVNNPVSICVLKRYVADNEKVSQEKFLQVPKDTGHKIAIIGAGPSGLTAAFYIRKKGHQVIIFEEKSEPGGMMYSAIPAYRLPQEVVKKEIQQVLDIGIELKTGKKLGRDFDIPQLKADGYEAVYIATGGSLSRKIGLKGADLNGVFWGVDFLYELKEKKEIILKDRVIVIGGGNVAVDVALTALRLGAKEVTLACLESREEMPANEWEIKQALEEGIIIMPSWGPSRILGSNGNVSGIELVQCTSVFDKDNNFNPTFDNNIKTLVDVDIVMLAIGQAADLSFVEGSKVPLKVDRGIIVVNKTTQETNIPGVFAGGDIAGLPGTIIEAISAGRRAASSIDRFLGGDGNIDETFVEIPLIQLTLGRRKKGFADLRRIEENKLPINERKNNFTEVELGFNQDQGQSEAMRCLECDSEINACLKNI
- a CDS encoding FAD-dependent oxidoreductase — protein: AACTPRTHEPLFKRTVKEAGLNPYLLEFVSIREQSSWVHMNNPQVATEKAKDLIKMGVAKAALLEEGEEIRLPVKTDCLIIGGGVAGITAAHNLAYQGFNVTIVERETKLGGLLNRIGEIESDDREISSEEIVKAKIDQIVKYPNIKVFTNTTIKDITGYIGNYKVTVQSNGTEETFDVSTVIVATGMQEVEPVDQFCYGENNHVVTQLQLEGLLKENRLDNIGSVVMINCVNSMNETRGCCNIGCNVSIKNAITLKKRFNNAKIYILYRTLCLVKEERRIVEKAKDAGIKFIRFPDDRYPEVNSDNDQLSIKVYDTLLGREFNIPADLLVLTTAFEGDKSVDEVKGQLKVSSNAEGFFQEAHIKLGPLDFPVDGVFLCGGARSPKNVKDTCEEAIGAAMRASIPMKRGYIEAEGIVADINLNECNGCGICVDNCPYSAIKWAAEKQPAVIKALCKGCGLCAADCPKNAITVVHFSDEQILAQVEAALEEKPEEKIVAFVCHWCCLGAVDMAGVGRLQYPPNARLIRVMCSARVAAKHVFRAFELGAAGVFVGGCEFPTCHYIVGNYKAEKRMERVKKTLARKGYNPEKLWVDWLSAADGPKFANIMRNMVKQLNLG